One stretch of Trichocoleus desertorum ATA4-8-CV12 DNA includes these proteins:
- a CDS encoding response regulator, whose protein sequence is MYDQSTGFILIVDDNSTNLSVLSQALKQVGLKVRVAMDGAIALNIAQQQSPELILLDIQMPGMDGFETCAHLKAHPSTQSVPVIFMTALADSDSKLKGLSLGAVDYITKPFEEQEVIARVNNHLQLRRLTKTLEQKNQELQQWNEVLEQRVTERTVRLTQALEDLQRFQLQLVQSEKMSALGQLVAGIAHELNNPIGCIASNLAPAFEYVSDVTKVIEFYRQSCPEAASQLDRALGDIDIDFALEDLPKLLNSMRLSTERIKDLSISLRNFSRSDATTKMRANLHDGLESTLTILRHRLKAVGPRPAIAIVKDYGELPELECYPGLLNQVFMNVLANAIDALEEALPTTPQISIQTTFVDQQIVVHISDNGRGIPAEIQQRAFQPFFTTKGVGKGTGLGLSIARQIVEEKHEGRLSVTSELGQGTEFAIALPVS, encoded by the coding sequence GTCTCAAGCGCTTAAACAAGTGGGTCTAAAAGTGCGGGTGGCAATGGATGGAGCGATCGCCCTAAATATTGCTCAGCAACAATCGCCTGAACTCATTTTGTTAGACATTCAAATGCCAGGGATGGATGGTTTTGAAACTTGTGCTCACTTGAAAGCGCATCCATCTACCCAATCCGTGCCCGTGATTTTTATGACGGCCTTGGCAGACAGTGATAGCAAGCTCAAAGGGTTGTCATTAGGGGCAGTCGATTACATCACCAAACCCTTTGAAGAACAGGAAGTCATTGCTAGAGTCAACAATCATTTGCAGTTACGACGACTGACAAAAACTCTGGAACAGAAAAATCAAGAACTCCAGCAGTGGAATGAGGTTCTAGAGCAGCGCGTCACTGAACGAACAGTGAGACTGACCCAAGCCTTAGAAGATTTGCAACGTTTTCAACTGCAACTCGTGCAAAGCGAAAAAATGTCTGCTTTGGGTCAATTAGTTGCAGGTATTGCTCATGAACTCAACAATCCCATTGGCTGTATTGCTAGCAACCTAGCTCCGGCGTTTGAGTATGTGAGCGATGTGACGAAGGTGATTGAATTTTATCGCCAGTCTTGTCCCGAAGCCGCATCGCAACTAGATCGAGCCTTAGGGGATATTGATATCGACTTTGCCTTAGAAGATTTGCCGAAGCTGCTTAACTCCATGCGATTAAGCACCGAGCGCATCAAAGACCTCTCGATTTCCTTGAGAAATTTTTCACGTTCTGATGCCACAACGAAGATGCGAGCCAATTTGCATGATGGGTTAGAAAGCACCTTAACGATTTTGCGTCATCGCTTAAAGGCGGTAGGGCCTCGTCCAGCGATCGCAATTGTGAAAGATTATGGAGAGTTGCCTGAGTTAGAGTGCTATCCGGGGTTGCTCAACCAAGTCTTCATGAATGTTTTGGCTAATGCGATTGATGCTTTGGAGGAAGCTTTACCAACCACACCCCAAATCTCGATTCAAACAACTTTTGTGGATCAACAAATTGTCGTCCATATTTCCGATAATGGCAGAGGGATACCAGCGGAAATACAGCAGAGAGCTTTTCAACCTTTTTTTACGACTAAAGGAGTGGGGAAGGGTACGGGCCTAGGACTTTCAATCGCTCGACAAATTGTGGAAGAGAAACACGAAGGCCGACTCAGCGTGACCTCTGAACTGGGGCAAGGCACAGAGTTTGCGATCGCCTTACCCGTGAGTTGA
- a CDS encoding family 10 glycosylhydrolase, whose product MRGFHSNLQQKLWPWFQRSLCPQSVVLDVADLMHQRRSTSSTRFLLNLASTSRLATSVCLGLLLQCLVLLSPAAAERVSLGVVRSSDNAADWESITTRLQAAKVGYRVVDFQQVQRAADLNGISVLFLPNVETVTETQAIALEEWMSRGGRVVVSGPVGRLSPLGVRQALRSLLGAYWAYPLSEPNSLQTITMQPQSWARKGQAATGLWGGVIMPSSLSSQTIATWKNATGTNPAATATGAPSDTPPAIVTTERSTFFGWNWGRRSSGSPEFDGTWLRAALSRYGEVPIVTVPVAAAPSPATTANSTVPKPTVGTSTLSIPLTSVSPTGSTALRQAPATVFQPRAQSTNDPAEQVAPPGIEVEAGALPIATLEAIAMRQELENLIGRVSSALLAADAINSTNNSTANLNLPANSSEANLVASSQELGVATAAEASNSKAISTTEQVVAEARQGLRKFSQLVAQGDYRNARSQWLQTRRFLWDNYPTERLRTQPEVRAIWLDRGTIVRAGSEQGLSTLFDRLAASGINTIFFETVNAGYTIYPSQVAPQQNPLTRGWDPLASAVKLAHARGMELHAWVWAFAAGNDRHNALLNLPLDYPGPVISAHPDWANYDNRGRTVPAGQGKPFLDPANPEVRRYLLQLLGEIASRYQVDGIQLDYIRYPFQDPSAGRTYGYGKAAREQFQQLAGVDPLKISPSDRNLWQRWTNFRTQQIDSFVAEAAQSVRRVKPSLVMSVAVFPLPQHERIQKLQQHWEVWAERGDINLVVPMAYAMDTNRFQRLVQPYLTSSKLNSTLILPGIRLLNLPEAVAIDQIQALRDLPSGGYSLFAAENFNDRLQTIFQKTQGPVQRIPREPIPYRQPFAAAAVRYATMQREWSFLQAQRQLWMREPTLSRWQNQSKALNQSLQALAERPGRDRLKVARRELTNYRAQFRSWMNLYALEHGYQVEAWEHRLESIDTLLNYGERVTFSSSSNRAANQSLRP is encoded by the coding sequence ATGCGTGGTTTTCATAGCAATCTGCAACAGAAGCTGTGGCCCTGGTTCCAGCGATCGCTTTGCCCTCAGTCAGTTGTTTTGGATGTTGCCGATCTGATGCATCAAAGACGCTCAACTAGTTCAACTCGTTTTCTTCTAAATCTAGCAAGCACGAGTCGGCTAGCGACCAGTGTTTGTTTGGGCTTGTTGCTGCAATGTCTCGTGCTGCTTTCTCCGGCAGCGGCTGAGCGAGTGTCACTCGGAGTAGTCCGTAGCTCAGATAACGCGGCTGACTGGGAGAGTATTACCACTCGACTGCAAGCCGCTAAAGTCGGCTATCGCGTGGTGGATTTTCAGCAGGTACAACGAGCCGCTGACCTCAACGGCATCAGCGTGCTCTTTTTGCCCAATGTAGAGACCGTTACGGAAACCCAAGCGATCGCCTTAGAAGAGTGGATGAGCCGAGGCGGTCGGGTTGTCGTAAGTGGCCCGGTTGGTCGGTTGTCGCCTTTGGGGGTACGCCAAGCTTTGCGATCGCTCCTGGGGGCTTATTGGGCCTATCCTCTCTCCGAGCCCAACAGCTTACAGACTATTACAATGCAACCCCAGTCTTGGGCTCGTAAAGGTCAAGCTGCTACTGGGCTCTGGGGAGGGGTGATTATGCCTTCTAGCCTCAGCAGCCAAACCATTGCCACCTGGAAAAATGCCACAGGCACTAACCCCGCCGCCACTGCCACTGGGGCTCCTAGTGATACCCCCCCAGCGATCGTCACCACCGAACGCTCCACATTCTTTGGCTGGAATTGGGGACGGCGTTCCTCAGGGTCGCCTGAGTTTGATGGCACCTGGTTACGGGCCGCTTTGAGTCGTTATGGTGAGGTGCCAATCGTGACAGTTCCAGTCGCAGCAGCGCCATCCCCCGCAACTACAGCGAACAGCACCGTGCCTAAACCAACGGTGGGTACCAGCACCCTTAGCATTCCTCTCACTTCTGTCTCACCCACAGGGTCTACAGCGCTGCGTCAAGCACCTGCCACTGTTTTTCAACCCCGCGCGCAGTCTACTAACGACCCAGCTGAGCAGGTAGCGCCTCCAGGGATAGAGGTGGAGGCTGGTGCATTGCCGATCGCCACCCTAGAAGCGATCGCGATGCGCCAGGAGTTAGAAAACTTGATCGGTAGAGTCTCCAGTGCTTTGCTTGCTGCTGATGCTATCAACAGCACCAACAACTCCACTGCGAACTTAAATCTGCCTGCCAATTCCTCTGAGGCCAATTTAGTCGCCAGCTCCCAAGAACTGGGTGTGGCTACCGCCGCTGAAGCAAGCAATTCTAAGGCCATTTCCACCACTGAGCAAGTTGTGGCTGAAGCACGGCAAGGATTGCGAAAGTTTTCTCAGCTAGTAGCTCAAGGAGATTACCGCAATGCTCGCTCTCAATGGCTGCAAACTCGGCGTTTTCTTTGGGATAACTACCCCACTGAGCGCTTACGCACCCAACCCGAAGTTCGTGCCATCTGGCTAGATCGAGGCACCATTGTCCGGGCTGGCTCTGAGCAAGGACTGAGCACCTTGTTCGATCGCTTGGCAGCATCAGGCATCAACACGATCTTCTTCGAAACTGTCAATGCGGGCTATACAATTTACCCCAGCCAAGTCGCTCCACAACAAAATCCCTTAACCCGTGGCTGGGACCCATTGGCGTCGGCTGTAAAGCTGGCTCATGCTAGAGGGATGGAATTGCATGCATGGGTTTGGGCTTTTGCGGCTGGCAACGATCGCCACAACGCCCTGTTGAATCTTCCTCTGGATTACCCAGGGCCAGTCATTTCTGCCCATCCAGACTGGGCCAATTATGACAATCGAGGCCGCACCGTTCCCGCAGGCCAAGGTAAGCCCTTTCTCGACCCTGCTAATCCAGAGGTTCGGCGCTACTTACTACAGCTCTTAGGAGAGATTGCCAGCCGCTATCAAGTCGATGGCATTCAGTTAGACTACATTCGCTATCCTTTCCAAGATCCCAGCGCTGGCAGGACTTACGGCTATGGCAAGGCGGCTCGGGAGCAATTTCAGCAGTTGGCAGGTGTTGACCCCCTGAAGATTTCCCCCAGCGATCGCAACTTATGGCAGCGCTGGACTAACTTCCGCACCCAACAGATTGACAGCTTTGTGGCAGAAGCCGCTCAGAGCGTACGTCGGGTGAAACCTAGTTTAGTCATGTCGGTTGCAGTGTTTCCGCTACCGCAGCATGAACGCATTCAAAAACTACAACAGCACTGGGAAGTCTGGGCGGAGCGAGGAGATATCAATTTGGTCGTGCCAATGGCCTACGCGATGGACACCAATCGCTTCCAACGTCTGGTTCAGCCTTACTTGACTTCTAGCAAACTCAATTCCACTTTAATCCTGCCAGGAATTCGGTTGCTGAATTTACCAGAAGCCGTCGCGATCGATCAAATTCAAGCGCTGCGGGACTTGCCCTCCGGCGGTTATTCTCTATTTGCGGCTGAGAATTTCAACGATCGCCTGCAAACGATTTTCCAAAAAACTCAGGGACCCGTTCAGCGCATTCCGAGAGAGCCTATTCCCTATCGTCAACCCTTTGCCGCTGCTGCTGTCCGTTACGCCACCATGCAACGGGAGTGGAGTTTTCTGCAAGCACAAAGGCAACTCTGGATGCGTGAACCCACATTGAGCCGCTGGCAAAACCAATCTAAAGCCCTAAACCAGTCTCTGCAAGCACTGGCCGAACGACCCGGACGCGATCGCTTAAAAGTAGCCAGACGAGAATTAACCAATTACCGCGCCCAGTTCCGCAGTTGGATGAATCTATACGCCCTAGAGCACGGTTACCAAGTGGAGGCCTGGGAACACCGCCTAGAAAGTATTGATACTCTCCTCAATTACGGAGAGCGAGTCACCTTTAGTTCCTCTTCCAACCGTGCTGCCAATCAATCCCTAAGGCCCTAG